A DNA window from Calliphora vicina chromosome 1, idCalVici1.1, whole genome shotgun sequence contains the following coding sequences:
- the LOC135964259 gene encoding aminopeptidase N produces the protein MQLSSICVLALAAFLLTGTVESASRRLPVLVESDNSVRFENPNARAEAVEGVLDYRLPNTTYPEQYDITLTTNVEKGDKPFKGVVIIDIVVVEPTTTIVIHAREHDQEYKVTIANPSTGETEELSWEYELEREFLTLKRKSDVPFAAETKWKLTIVYSAKLRDDNGGFYISTYTDAEGKERYLATTQFESTDARHAFPCYDEPAKRANFTITINHSPIYSAISNMPVNEALSSEGKTVFLTTDRIPTYIVAFIVSDFEYTEGILNGLPQRVYSRPSAKNEHEWAVVSGMLITERLSEYYDVRFMLPKMDQVAIPDFAAGGMENWGLATYREEYMLYNKDTSTVFTQTNIASIAAHEICHQWFGDYVAIQWWTYLWLKEGFATLFSYRALDDAYPEWGVWQEFHASDYQTALTRDGSNSPRPMTHYVQKPDEISRVYDSVSYGKAGSVLYMWSNALTDQVFKQGLHNYLTVNQYSAAEEEQLFTAIQTAAKEENHVIPATISEMMGTWSRQGGYPLLTVTRNYTDGTFTVKQQAFHNDETFKDNKTWYVPINYAAASNPDFRNTEATHYLLNVTEMKVEDAKIDKNDWLILNKQSTGYYRITYDVDNWNLITEGLIQRPYRIHPRNRAQLMHDAYRLSVSNRLDHAIVLKMLTYLQKEDQYAPWATANGIITTYNRYLSADAKYDDLKYFVAEQIGPIYEKLGVNDIPGEHHYQKYTRNVVINLACLAGVTDCLEETNNKLKALVKDNTAIEPNLQTPIYCNGLKQSGDEEFNFVYNKLMDSTDQALRRLLISALGCSQNENHIKKLIESSIDETNKLRKQERYTLLSPAYSRGEVGLLACIDFLNDNYNEYGNLKSGFGGSNPLDDDIRGMASYVVNKKQEEKLLALVATVKNSEHVKATLETDVKATIADNFEWLTDNREPLMSWIALYRAGNNSGNDDNEDDGSASLTTSAVLIASALVMAVTRLF, from the exons ATGCAATTATCTTCAATTTGTGTTTTGGCTTTAGCAGCCTTTTTGCTCACCGGCACGGTCGAGTCGGCATCACGTCGTTTGCCTGTTTTAGTTGAAAGTGATAATAGTGTTCGTTTTGAAAATCCTAATGCCCGCGCAGAAGCCGTCGAAGGTGTATTAGACTATCGTCTGCCTAATACTACATATCCGGAACAGTACGATATCACACTGACCACCAATGTTGAGAAAGGCGATAAACCCTTTAAGGGTGTAGTGATTATTGATATTGTGGTAGTTGAGCCCACCACTACGATTGTTATACATGCTCGCGAACACGATCAGGAATATAAAGTGACTATTGCAAATCCATCTACTGGCGAAACGGAGGAATTGTCGTGGGAATATGAATTGGAACgtgaatttttaacattgaaacgTAAAAGTGATGTTCCATTTGCTGCTGAAACTAAATGGAAGTTGACTATAGTTTATAGTGCTAAATTGCGTGACGATAATGGAGGATTCTATATTTCCACCTATACCGATGCCGAAGGCAAAGAGCG ttACTTGGCCACCACCCAATTCGAAAGTACTGATGCTCGTCATGCTTTCCCCTGTTATGATGAACCAGCTAAACGTGCCAATTTCACCATCACCATAAATCACAGTCCCATCTATTCAGCCATATCAAATATGCCAGTTAACGAAGCATTATCAAg TGAGGGCAAAACAGTGTTCTTAACCACGGATCGTATACCCACCTATATAGTGGCCTTTATAGTATCCGATTTTGAATACACCGAAGgtattttgaacggtttgccaCAACGCGTCTACTCTCGTCCCAGTGCTAAGAATGAGCACGAATGGGCTGTAGTATCTGGCATGTTGATTACGGAACGTTTATCGGAATATTATGACGTTAGATTTATGTTGCCTAAAATGGATCAAGTAGCTATACCAGATTTTGCAGCCGGTGGTATGGAAAACTGGGGCTTGGCTACATATCGTGAGGAATATATGCTGTACAATAAGGACACCTCAACTGTCTTTACTCAAACCAATATTGCCAGTATTGCTGCACATGAAATCTGTCATCAATGGTTTGGTGATTATGTAGCAATTCAATGGTGGACTTATTTGTGGCTGAAAGAAGGCTTTGCCACCTTATTCTCCTACAGAGCTTTGGATGAT GCGTATCCTGAATGGGGTGTATGGCAAGAATTCCATGCCAGCGACTATCAAACAGCTTTGACCAGAGACGGCAGCAATTCTCCCAGACCCATGACCCATTACGTGCAGAAGCCCGATGAAATTTCCAGGGTTTACGATTCAGTTTCTTATGGTAAGGCTGGCTCTGTATTGTACATGTGGAGCAATGCTTTGACCGACCAGGTTTTCAAACAAGGTTTACACAACTATTTGACTGTAAA CCAATATAGTGCCGCCGAAGAAGAGCAACTTTTCACTGCCATCCAAACTGCTGCCAAGGAGGAAAATCATGTAATCCCTGCCACAATTAGCGAAATGATGGGCACTTGGTCACGCCAGGGTGGTTATCCTTTGTTGACTGTTACACGTAACTATACCGATGGTACTTTCACTGTTAAACAACAAGCCTTCCACAACGATGAAACCTTTAAAGACAACAAAACCTGGTATGTTCCCATTAACTATGCTGCTGCCTCGAATCCCGACTTCCGCAATACTGAAGCTACCCACTATTTGTTGAATGTTACTGAGATGAAGGTAGAAGACGCTAAAATTGACAAGAATGATTGGTTGATACTCAACAAACAGTCGACCGGTTATTATCGCATCACTTATGATGTAGACAATTGGAATCTCATCACAGAAGGTTTGATTCAGAGACCCTACAGGATTCATCCTCGTAATCGTGCTCAATTGATGCATGATGCCTACCGCCTAAGTGTTTCCAATCGTTTGGATCATGCTATAGTCTTGAAAATGTTGACTTATTTGCAGAAAGAAGATCAATATGCTCCCTGGGCAACAGCCAATGGTATTATCACCACATATAACCGTTATTTGAGTGCTGATGCCAAATACGATGATCTCAAATACTTTGTGGCCGAACAAATTGGCCCCATTTATGAGAAATTGGGTGTCAACGATATACCCGGCGAACATCATTATCAAAAATACACCCGCAATGTGGTTATCAATTTGGCTTGTTTGGCCGGCGTTACTGATTGTTTGGAAGAAACCAACAACAAATTGAAGGCATTAGTCAAGGATAATACCGCCATTGAACCCAATCTACAAACACCAATCTACTGCAATGGTCTTAAACAATCAGGCGATGAGGAATTCAACTTTGTCTACAACAAACTCATGGATTCTACAGATCAGGCTTTGCGTCGTCTACTTATTTCGGCTTTGGGCTGTTCACAAAACGAAAATCACATTAAGAAACTCATCGAGAGCTCCATTGATGAGACCAACAAATTGCGCAAACAAGAACGTTATACTCTGCTTAGTCCAGCCTATTCTCGTGGTGAGGTGGGTCTTTTGGCCTGTATTGATTTCTTGAATGACAACTATAATGAATATGGAAATTTGAAGAGTGGTTTCGGAGGTTCCAATCCCCTGGATGATGATATTCGCGGAATGGCTTCTTATGTGGTCAACAAGAAACAGGAAGAGAAACTTTTGGCTTTGGTGGCTACGGTAAAGAATAGTGAACATGTCAAGGCTACTCTGGAAACCGATGTGAAAGCAACAATTGCAGATAATTTCGAATGGCTTACAGATAATCGTGAACCTCTTATGTCATGGATTGCATTGTATCGTGCCGGTAATAATAGCGGAAATGATGATAATGAAGATGATGGTAGTGCAAGTCTTACAACATCTGCAGTACTGATAGCATCGGCTCTTGTCATGGCGGTTACACGTCTATTTTGA
- the LOC135964260 gene encoding aminopeptidase N-like has product MIERTITSMKIFTIWFLALGAFAFRWPALVKSNTTDLETPKDSEGNTEISLNYRLPNETYPEHYDITLTTNVHTGEKSYKGEVTIYLVVVKPTAKIVVHARQLKEFNVNIASLSAEEWEELEPEYDEERDFLILNRKRDIPFAADTKWKLSLTYSSELREDKVGFYMSTYKDAKGNDHYLATTQFESINARYAFPCYDEPAKRANFTITINHSPAYSAISNMPVNKELSSSGKTVFLTTARIPTYIVSFIVSDFQYSEVIVNGLPQRLYSRPGRQQEHEWALVSGMLVLKRLSEYLNLPFMLPKMDHVAVPDFTQGGMENWGLATYREEYLLYNTNTSTVFAQTEIASLSAHEISHQWLGDYVTVKWWSYLWIKEGFATLLSYKALDDIYPEWYIWQQFHVSIYQLALSKDASNSSKAMTAYVQKPEEIAAIYDSISYNKAASVLHMWNNALTEEVFKQGLHNFLTLNKYSAVEEKELFTAIETSMKEKNYNISANFSLMMASWTQQANYPLLTVIRNYKEGSFNIIQEAFYDDKNFKNNKTWYIPLNYAVASNPDFRNTEATHYLLNVTGIEINDTKIDNNDWLILNKRSTGYYRINYDNENWNLIIAALCQNYYKIHPFNRAQLMHDAYYLSVSNRLNHDILLKMLTYLKKEYHYAPWYTANDIINNFNIYLSSDANYNDLKFFLAEMVGPIYDKLGINDVPGDPHYQKYTRNVIIDIACLAGIEDCLEGTKNKLKALVKYNMTIEPNVQVPIYCNALKQSNDEEFNFVYNKLMDSSDLVLRALFISSLGCSQNKNHIKKLIESSIDETNKLSQEERYTLLNAVYSRGEIGLLACIEFLNENWQVYSNLKSSGGSNPLVDDIRDMSAYVINKEQEEQLLALVATVKININITATLEKDVNTIIKANYDWLENNRKPLMSWFAEYRSINSAGSAGHAVSGVMMISIVMMFVLNN; this is encoded by the exons ATGATCGAACGCACGATCACCAGTATGAAAATATTTACcatttggtttctggctttagGCGCATTTGCCTTTAGATGGCCTGCCTTAGTTAAAAGTAACACTACCGATCTTGAAACTCCTAAAGATTCTGAAGGAAATACGGAAATTTCGTTAAACTATCGTCTGCCTAATGAAACTTATCCGGAACACTATGACATCACACTCACCACAAATGTTCATACAGGCGAAAAATCCTATAAAGGTGAAGTTACAATATATTTGGTGGTTGTTAAACCCACCGCTAAGATCGTTGTACATGCTCGTCAACTCAAGGAATTTAATGTGAATATTGCGAGTTTATCTGCGGAGGAATGGGAAGAGCTGGAGCCTGAGTATGATGAAGAACGTGACTTTTTGATATTAAATCGTAAACGTGATATACCATTTGCTGCTGATACTAAATGGAAATTGAGTTTAACTTACAGTAGTGAATTGCGTGAGGATAAAGTTGGTTTCTATATGTCTACTTACAAAGATGCCAAAGGCAATGATCA ttaccTTGCCACTACACAATTCGAAAGTATTAATGCCCGTTATGCCTTCCCCTGTTACGATGAACCAGCTAAACGTGCCAATTTTACCATTACCATAAATCACAGTCCCGCCTATTCAGCCATTTCAAATATGCCAGTCAACAAAGAACTGTCCAg TTCCGGTAAAACGGTGTTTCTAACTACTGCTCGTATACCCACTTATATAGTGAGCTTTATTGTCTCGGACTTTCAATACAGCGAAGTTATTGTAAATGGCCTACCTCAACGTTTATATTCTCGTCCTGGTAGACAGCAGGAGCACGAATGGGCATTAGTGTCTGGCATGTTGGTGCTGAAACGTCTATCGGAATATTTAAATCTTCCATTTATGTTGCCTAAAATGGACCATGTTGCTGTACCAGACTTCACCCAAGGTGGCATGGAAAACTGGGGTTTGGCCACATATCGTGAGGAGTATTTATTGTACAATACAAATACTTCCACTGTCTTTGCCCAAACCGAAATTGCTAGTCTATCAGCACATGAGATTTCACATCAATGGCTGGGTGATTATGTCACAGTTAAATGGTGGTCATACTTGTGGATAAAAGAGGGATTTGCCACATTATTATCATACAAAGCTTTAGATGAT aTCTATCCTGAATGGTATATTTGGCAACAATTTCATGTTAGTATTTATCAATTAGCTTTGAGCAAAGACGCTAGCAATTCGTCTAAAGCCATGACTGCTTATGTCCAAAAACCTGAAGAAATTGCTGCTATTTACGATTCAATTTCCTATAACAAGGCTGCTAGTGTTTTGCATATGTGGAACAATGCTTTGACAGAAGAAGTTTTCAAACAAGGTCTACACAACTTTTTGACGCTGAA CAAGTACAGTGCAGTCGAAGAAAAAGAACTTTTCACAGCCATTGAAACATCTATGAAAGAGAAAAACTACAacatttcagccaatttcagcTTGATGATGGCCAGCTGGACTCAACAGGCTAATTATCCCTTGTTAACGGTAATACGTAACTATAAGGAGGGTAGCTTTAACATTATACAAGAAGCCTTCTACGATGACAAAAACTTTAAGAACAATAAAACCTGGTATATACCCCTCAACTATGCTGTTGCTTCAAACCCCGACTTTCGAAATACTGAGGCTACACACTATTTGTTGAATGTAACCGGCATTGAGATCAATGATACTAAAATCGATAATAATGATTGGCTGATACTCAACAAACGGTCCACTGGTTATTATCGCATCAATTATGATAATGAAAATTGGAATCTCATCATAGCGGCTTTGTGCCAAAATTACTACAAGATTCATCCTTTCAATCGTGCTCAATTGATGCATGATGCCTACTATTTAAGTGTTTCAAATCGTTTGAATCATGAcatattattgaaaatgttgacTTATTTGAAGAAGGAATATCATTATGCTCCCTGGTACACAGCCAATgatattattaacaatttcaatatatatttgaGTAGCGATGCCAACTATAATGACCTCAAGTTCTTTTTAGCTGAAATGGTTGGTCCCATCTATGATAAACTAGGTATTAACGATGTGCCCGGTGACCCTCATTATCAAAAATACACCCGCAATGTGATCATTGATATTGCTTGTTTGGCGGGCATTGAAGATTGTTTAGAgggtaccaaaaataaattgaaagctTTAGTCAAGTATAATATGACTATTGAACCCAATGTACAAGTACCAATCTATTGCAATGCTCTAAAACAGTCCAACGATGAGGAgttcaattttgtttacaacaaaCTTATGGATTCTAGCGATTTGGTATTGCGAGCTCTTTTCATTTCCTCGTTGGGCTGTTCTCAAAACAAGAATCATATTAAGAAACTCATTGAGAGCTCCATTGATGAGACAAATAAATTGAGCCAAGAAGAACGTTATACTCTACTCAATGCAGTCTATTCTCGCGGCGAAATAGGACTTTTGGCCTGCATTGAATTCTTAAATGAAAACTGGCAGGTTTATAGTAATTTAAAGAGTAGTGGTGGCTCTAATCCCTTGGTGGATGACATACGTGACATGTCTGCTTATGTGATCAATAAGGAACAAGAAGAACAACTTTTAGCTCTGGTGGCTACAGTaaagatcaatataaatattACCGCTACTCTGGAAAAGGATGTAAATACCATAATTAAAGCCAATTATGATTGGCTTGAAAATAATCGTAAACCTCTGATGTCATGGTTTGCTGAATATCGTAGTATAAATAGTGCTGGCAGTGCAGGACATGCGGTCTCTGGTGTGATGATGATTTCTATAGTGATgatgtttgttttaaataattga